The genomic interval ATGATACACATTACTGAGatacaaaatatgaaaacttCTTCAGGACACACTCCACGATGTAGatcattaaaataataacaaataaaacaatgtaCAAGAATGCAGAGATACTGTTGGCGAATGATTGCAGAGACATGTCTTTACCCTATAAGTATACCTAAATTAATTCCAATCTTTCTTTATTGAACATAGACTTCTCTTTGAGGTAATGTGTTTCACGGTGATAGCTGATCTGTCCCACAGGTAACAGCAGTAATACACGTCATATAGCAACTGCATGTATGTGTTCCTGAGAAGAACTGATGCACAAGAAGTGTTTTTCAGAAAATCCATCAAACGTTCTTGGCGgaatcaaaacacaaacagtaatgAACCTTTACTATTAAATATTAGATTGATATAAGATGTTGGAAACAATTATTAAACGAATTTGGAGTTATAGCGTTGTAACGGTTTcacactgccctctgctggcgTGTCAGCGGAAATGTAACTTATCAAACGGCCACTGACTCGAGtgtattttttgcttttatgttaaaaatcacaaaaaataaaatcatacgCGATCTATGTCTGGCTGATTGAAAATGGGTGTGTTCATGACCACTTTTTATATACTTTCCACTACATTCATCTCTTTGTCCCAACCGCCTTCCACTTTGTTTACGCTGACGTCATTCACATGCGCCGCTCACATGTTCCGAACCCGGAAGCGGCATCATCATATGCACGTTTTCACTACTTCTGCCTTTATATCAGTCATATTTTGCTTTTTAACGTGATATTTGGTCAAACTGAGAAAAACGCTATGATTTAGGAAACAGTTAATGTTACGTTGGCAACAGAAATATGACTTTTTGGCTATTAAATGCTTCCTCACACGAGCTGACTTTGTTTTGATGGACTCAAAAGTTGTTGACCCTTCAACGACCTCAGATAATTGACTGTTTTCCACAAAAATAGCGAAATGTCTGACTTTCACAGAAGGAAATAACGTTTTTGGGCATGTATCTGAAGTAAGTAGCCATAGAAGCGAGCAGCTGGCTGAAATGGCCCATAGTGGCTCAGATGGGTGTGAAATGCACCTGAATGGAGTCTCAGAGGAGATGGATCTGCTTCAGATAGACGTGGAGGCTGATGTGGTGGAGGACAGGGCAGGGAGACAAGATGCAGCATGTTCAGTAAGTTTGTTTACTTCGCATTCTGTAGGAATAAGGACCGCTTTAATTTATTGAatttagtatttatttatttaccctTTAAACCTCAGATCAGATTCAGATCTTTTTACTTGCTGAGTGAATAAACCATCTGTTAAGGCAGCATCTCCTAAAAATCTGTGGATTTCCTGACTTATTCTTCACTGTTaatagtgttttgttttttttttctctttaatgaaCAGAGGAATGTGTTGAGGAAGCAGCGCAACTGGGAGAGGCAGCTGGCAGcgaagaaaagcaagaggaaggaggagaagcagaggaggaaactcAACCGTGAGCAGGAGTCAGGTGAAGAGATGCAAACATTGACGTTTTGTGAGGAAGCTGAAGGTGAAAAGTAACTTCCATTTCAGTCGATATATGAGCAGAACATGTCTTTCCTGTCTTGTTGTCATGCAGGCGGCAGCGCAGATAGTCCTCACTATACCAAACGGGTCATGAAGGCGATCACCAAAGAGCGTTTAGCAGAGGCTCAGTCCACCGGGCTCAAACTCTGCATTGACCTGAGTATGACAGACAGCATGTCTGATAAGGTAAGTGCCCGATGAACAAGCCTCAAAACAGCATTAACTCTCAACGAGCCTGTTTTAAGAATTctaagtttttttgtttttggtcagaTTGCCTGCTCctgcttcagctctgtgtgtttgtctggttCAGGAGATAAGTCGACTGGCCGGCCAGTTAAGAAGGCTGTACGGGTCGAACAAGAAGGCAGCTCGGCCGTTTCACCTTTTCCTGACGGACCTGAGGGAGGACAGCCGTCTCTACAGGGAGTGCATTCGAATGAACGACGGCTTCCTCAGTTACATGGTGATTATTGTTGTCCACACCCTGAAATCGCTGGTGAATATTTCTAAAATGAAGCAGGAAATCTCTTtagcagttttgtttttcccagCTCGAAGATGCTTGAACGCCCTTTCTTGGACATTTTATGAACTTTCAAGAGCATTTGTGCCACAAACATCCACATACAAGTTTATAGTTTCCTCAGGAGTTTGACTCACGTCCTCTGTAATCTGGATCAGGAGTAGTTTGAATATTCAGGAACAGACTCGGATTATGTTCACTTTTCAGATGGACATAACAGAGGAAAGCTGTCTGGACCTTTTCCCTCCAGAAACGGTCGTCTACCTCACACCAGATGCTGACGAAGGTTTGTCTCAACAGCGTTTATGAGTCATATTTCTCAGGAAGGGCGTTTTTTTGTACCAGATGTATGAAAAACAAGCTCTGAGTTGaatgaaatgcatgttttggccagcagagggcgcctTCTGACCATCTGATCATACAGTACAGCACTACCGCTGCAACCTTTGAtaaccgctgctgctgctttactaAATAATGTTTCCAAACACTATATATGATCATATTTAGTGTCTTtgcctgcttgtttttctttgctgccatttttaatctttttttccagctttaGAAACAGTGGATGCTGACAAGGTGTACGTCCTCGGCGGCCTCGTGGATGAAAGCATCCAGAAGGTATCTCATCACAGTTGCACAACACAGACATCACGTGGCAGCAATGCTGTTCAGAATGATTTGTTATTGATATCACTGCAGTAAACTGAGATTATATCAGCCCACTTGTTGGATTTCTACCAATGTTTTGAGCCGTCTGCCCGCAGAAGTTGAGCTTCTCGAGGGCCAGAGAGCTGAGCGTCCACACGGCGAGGCTGCCCATAGACGAGTACATGGTGAAGAGGAACAATAGCAAGAACTTCCACTCAAAGATCC from Chaetodon auriga isolate fChaAug3 chromosome 24, fChaAug3.hap1, whole genome shotgun sequence carries:
- the trmt10b gene encoding tRNA methyltransferase 10 homolog B isoform X2; translated protein: MAHSGSDGCEMHLNGVSEEMDLLQIDVEADVVEDRAGRQDAACSRNVLRKQRNWERQLAAKKSKRKEEKQRRKLNRGSADSPHYTKRVMKAITKERLAEAQSTGLKLCIDLSMTDSMSDKEISRLAGQLRRLYGSNKKAARPFHLFLTDLREDSRLYRECIRMNDGFLSYMMDITEESCLDLFPPETVVYLTPDADEALETVDADKVYVLGGLVDESIQKKLSFSRARELSVHTARLPIDEYMVKRNNSKNFHSKILAVNQVFDILSAFCNTGSWTEALQMWFPQGKGYVVALPPDPPTKT
- the trmt10b gene encoding tRNA methyltransferase 10 homolog B isoform X1, which translates into the protein MAHSGSDGCEMHLNGVSEEMDLLQIDVEADVVEDRAGRQDAACSRNVLRKQRNWERQLAAKKSKRKEEKQRRKLNREQESGGSADSPHYTKRVMKAITKERLAEAQSTGLKLCIDLSMTDSMSDKEISRLAGQLRRLYGSNKKAARPFHLFLTDLREDSRLYRECIRMNDGFLSYMMDITEESCLDLFPPETVVYLTPDADEALETVDADKVYVLGGLVDESIQKKLSFSRARELSVHTARLPIDEYMVKRNNSKNFHSKILAVNQVFDILSAFCNTGSWTEALQMWFPQGKGYVVALPPDPPTKT